One genomic window of Aliiroseovarius sp. M344 includes the following:
- a CDS encoding DNA translocase FtsK — MAYQAKQRDPIFDSNTQAVIERRGKELLGLGLIALGVIVALILGSYTPEDPGWMSATDAPAQNALGRIGAFIASPLAVIAGLGAWSLSLILAVWGLRLTFHIGQDRVMGRLIFAPIAVALCSIYASTLVPGAGWTHSFGLGGLFGDTVLGALLAGLPVGAGLGLKIMSVVSAIAALGAVLFVVGIDRFEIQRFGHFLVVGLVMSYAGVVSLLGKGAKGAASGAAMTARQMQARQAARKQERLAQADADGDYADGDDEEFTAPPPLRAARVMRPEPPLKGATAPNDDVIEQPAPAPSKPGLLESLFRRTPDPEPELVELPTFDGDIPEGLGGEDRIRAKIASALKNRAHQPSLGDPTRAEPPLARAVARHRRSPDPMILNTAPQRDEADSQYLDEAAMMAPHDDVVDDDLIVEDLMDPDTAPAEPRVYTPPHAGLSQPAKKVVQHTARKATPTSARAKAEAQPSLKFEESHPDYELPPLSLLANPVTIERHHLSDEALEENARMLETVLDDYGVKGEIVSVRPGPVVTMYELEPAPGLKASRVIGLADDIARSMAALSARVSTVPGRSVIGIELPNEKREMVSFREILSTRDFGDGNHGLPLALGKDIGGDPIVANLAKMPHLLIAGTTGSGKSVAINTMIMSLLYRLTPEECRMIMIDPKMLELSVYDGIPHLLSPVVTDPKKAVVALKWVVGEMEDRYRKMSKMGVRNIEGYNGRVADTLAKGEMFERTVQTGFDDDTGEPIFETDEFEPQKLPYIVVVVDEMADLMMVAGKEIEACIQRLAQMARASGIHLIMATQRPSVDVITGTIKANFPTRISFQVTSKIDSRTILGEQGAEQLLGMGDMLYMAGGSKITRVHGPFVSDEEVEEIVTYLKGFGAPEYVGGVVDGPTDDKADNIDAVLGLNTGGNTNGEDALYDQAVAIVIKDRKCSTSYIQRKLAIGYNKAARLVEQMEDEGLVSESNHVGKREILIPEQ; from the coding sequence ATGGCGTATCAGGCGAAACAACGGGATCCGATCTTTGACAGCAATACGCAGGCTGTGATTGAGCGACGGGGGAAAGAGCTTCTGGGGCTAGGGCTGATCGCCCTTGGCGTCATCGTGGCCCTGATCCTTGGCAGCTATACGCCGGAAGATCCCGGTTGGATGTCCGCCACAGACGCGCCTGCGCAGAACGCTTTAGGACGGATTGGTGCCTTCATCGCGTCACCACTGGCGGTTATTGCCGGGTTGGGAGCGTGGTCCTTGTCTTTGATCCTTGCCGTTTGGGGCCTGCGCCTGACCTTCCACATTGGCCAAGACCGCGTTATGGGCCGCCTGATTTTTGCGCCGATCGCTGTGGCGCTGTGTTCGATCTATGCCTCGACACTGGTTCCGGGTGCGGGCTGGACCCATTCTTTTGGGCTGGGCGGCTTGTTCGGAGACACTGTGCTGGGCGCATTGCTCGCAGGGCTGCCGGTCGGCGCTGGGCTCGGTTTGAAAATTATGTCGGTTGTGTCGGCTATCGCAGCCCTTGGCGCAGTATTGTTCGTAGTCGGGATTGACCGGTTCGAAATTCAACGCTTTGGTCATTTCTTGGTCGTCGGGTTGGTGATGAGCTATGCGGGCGTTGTTTCGCTGCTGGGTAAGGGCGCAAAAGGGGCGGCAAGCGGTGCCGCGATGACGGCCCGTCAAATGCAGGCCCGTCAGGCTGCCCGAAAACAGGAGCGCTTGGCACAAGCCGATGCCGACGGTGACTATGCTGACGGTGATGATGAAGAGTTTACCGCGCCGCCGCCACTTCGTGCCGCGCGGGTCATGCGTCCAGAACCACCGTTGAAAGGGGCCACCGCGCCCAATGACGACGTGATCGAACAGCCGGCCCCTGCACCGTCCAAACCTGGTTTGCTGGAGTCGCTGTTTCGCCGCACGCCCGATCCAGAACCCGAGTTGGTCGAACTGCCCACCTTTGACGGCGATATTCCCGAAGGGTTGGGCGGTGAAGACCGCATTCGCGCCAAGATCGCATCCGCCCTGAAAAACCGCGCGCATCAACCGTCGCTGGGCGATCCGACACGCGCCGAGCCGCCGCTGGCACGTGCTGTCGCGCGCCATCGGCGCAGCCCTGATCCTATGATCCTGAACACCGCCCCGCAGCGGGACGAGGCAGACAGCCAATATCTGGATGAAGCCGCGATGATGGCCCCACATGACGATGTTGTGGATGACGATCTGATCGTTGAGGACCTGATGGACCCGGATACAGCCCCGGCAGAACCGCGCGTTTACACGCCACCTCATGCCGGGCTGTCGCAGCCTGCCAAGAAAGTTGTGCAGCATACCGCGCGCAAAGCCACGCCGACCTCCGCCCGCGCCAAGGCTGAAGCCCAGCCGTCATTGAAGTTCGAAGAAAGCCACCCGGATTATGAATTGCCGCCGCTGAGCCTGTTGGCGAACCCGGTGACCATCGAACGCCACCACCTGTCTGACGAAGCGCTGGAAGAAAACGCGCGGATGTTGGAAACCGTGCTGGACGACTATGGCGTCAAAGGCGAAATCGTTTCGGTTCGTCCCGGCCCTGTTGTCACCATGTATGAACTTGAGCCCGCCCCCGGCTTGAAGGCCAGCCGCGTGATTGGTCTGGCAGATGATATAGCACGTTCGATGGCGGCACTGTCCGCGCGTGTTTCGACCGTGCCGGGCCGGTCGGTCATCGGCATAGAACTTCCCAATGAAAAGCGCGAGATGGTATCGTTCCGTGAAATTCTGTCCACCCGTGATTTTGGAGATGGCAACCACGGTCTTCCGCTGGCGCTGGGCAAAGATATCGGCGGTGATCCGATTGTCGCGAACCTTGCCAAGATGCCGCACCTGCTGATCGCCGGGACCACTGGTTCTGGTAAATCCGTGGCCATCAATACGATGATCATGTCGCTTCTGTATCGACTGACACCGGAAGAATGCCGGATGATCATGATCGACCCGAAGATGCTGGAACTGAGCGTCTATGATGGCATCCCGCACCTGCTGTCACCCGTTGTGACTGATCCGAAAAAGGCGGTTGTGGCCTTGAAATGGGTCGTCGGCGAAATGGAAGACCGCTATCGCAAGATGTCCAAAATGGGTGTGCGCAATATTGAAGGCTATAACGGTCGCGTCGCAGATACTCTGGCAAAAGGCGAGATGTTCGAACGCACGGTCCAGACTGGTTTTGATGACGACACCGGCGAGCCGATCTTTGAGACCGACGAGTTTGAACCGCAAAAACTGCCTTACATCGTGGTGGTCGTCGACGAGATGGCCGACCTGATGATGGTTGCCGGTAAGGAAATCGAGGCCTGCATCCAGCGTCTGGCGCAGATGGCGCGGGCCTCGGGCATTCACCTGATTATGGCCACGCAACGTCCATCCGTTGATGTAATCACCGGCACGATCAAGGCGAACTTCCCCACCCGGATCTCGTTTCAGGTCACTTCGAAAATCGACAGCCGCACCATTCTGGGTGAACAAGGGGCTGAACAGCTTCTGGGCATGGGTGACATGCTTTATATGGCTGGCGGATCGAAGATCACCCGTGTGCATGGGCCGTTCGTTTCGGATGAAGAGGTCGAAGAGATTGTTACATACCTCAAGGGCTTTGGTGCACCGGAGTATGTCGGTGGCGTGGTCGACGGGCCAACTGATGACAAGGCTGACAACATTGACGCGGTGCTGGGTCTGAACACTGGCGGCAACACCAATGGTGAAGATGCGCTTTATGATCAGGCCGTGGCGATTGTGATCAAGGATCGCAAATGCTCGACCTCTTACATCCAGCGAAAGCTGGCCATCGGATATAACAAAGCCGCGCGACTTGTGGAGCAGATGGAAGACGAGGGTCTTGTGTCAGAATCGAACCACGTCGGTAAGCGCGAAATCCTGATCCCCGAACAATAA
- a CDS encoding RidA family protein yields the protein MIQRRHTTDRMSQSVTHKGVIYLAGQVGNAGDSVADQTRECLARVEALLNEAGSSTKHMLQAVIWMSDMKDFAEMNAVWDAWVPKGHAPARATGSAHLATPELKVEVIVTAAVAE from the coding sequence ATGATACAACGACGCCATACCACCGACCGGATGAGCCAAAGCGTGACCCACAAAGGCGTTATTTATCTGGCCGGACAAGTGGGCAACGCGGGTGACAGTGTCGCCGATCAGACACGCGAATGCCTTGCCCGTGTCGAAGCGCTGCTGAACGAGGCAGGATCGTCAACCAAGCACATGTTGCAAGCTGTCATCTGGATGTCCGACATGAAGGACTTCGCCGAGATGAACGCGGTGTGGGACGCATGGGTGCCAAAAGGCCACGCGCCCGCACGCGCGACCGGTTCGGCCCATCTGGCAACGCCAGAGCTGAAGGTTGAAGTTATCGTCACCGCAGCGGTCGCGGAATAA
- a CDS encoding LolA family protein: MTPVRMMIAAAVVALSAVPAMAEKLSLNTISQYLNKLDTAKAQFTQINDDGTISTGTIYLKRPGRARFEYNAPTDALVVAGGSQVAIFDGKSNAGPQQYPLKRTPLNLILARNVDLNQAQMVVGHKYDGTATTVLAQDPQNPEIGTIELKFTSNPTELRQWIITDNAGSKTTVILGELSKGAPLKSSLFSITAAIKQRSR, from the coding sequence ATGACCCCCGTACGTATGATGATAGCCGCCGCCGTGGTGGCGCTGAGCGCGGTGCCGGCAATGGCGGAAAAGCTATCGCTGAACACAATTTCGCAATATCTGAACAAGCTGGACACGGCCAAAGCTCAGTTTACGCAGATCAACGACGATGGCACCATCTCGACCGGAACGATCTATTTGAAGCGGCCAGGCCGGGCACGATTTGAATACAACGCGCCGACCGATGCTCTGGTCGTCGCCGGCGGCTCGCAAGTCGCGATCTTTGATGGAAAATCAAATGCGGGCCCGCAGCAGTATCCATTGAAACGCACGCCGCTGAACCTGATTCTGGCAAGAAATGTGGACCTTAATCAGGCCCAGATGGTGGTGGGTCACAAGTATGACGGGACAGCGACCACCGTGTTGGCACAGGATCCGCAGAACCCCGAGATCGGTACGATTGAACTGAAATTTACCAGCAACCCGACCGAGTTGCGTCAGTGGATTATCACTGACAATGCCGGGTCGAAAACGACGGTCATCTTGGGTGAGCTTTCGAAAGGCGCGCCTCTCAAAAGCTCACTGTTTTCGATCACGGCAGCGATCAAACAGCGTTCGCGCTGA
- a CDS encoding transglycosylase SLT domain-containing protein, with protein MSRLLRAALILLFVASCGGDSKAPRNLDNACSIIKQRPNIYRALKRTERKWNVPTPVLMAMIYQESKFIKDARTPVKYVLGVLPMGRQSSAYGYAQALDATWKEYQRAEGGRGARRTDIKDAADFMGWYMNETRDKTGIPLNDARNQYLAYHEGRTGYLRGSYQSKAWLLRIASEVNARAILYQRQLASCRR; from the coding sequence ATGAGCAGACTTCTTCGCGCAGCATTAATCTTGTTATTCGTGGCATCATGCGGAGGGGACTCCAAAGCGCCGCGAAATCTGGACAATGCGTGCAGCATTATCAAACAGCGTCCGAACATCTATCGGGCATTGAAGCGCACCGAGCGGAAATGGAACGTGCCAACGCCCGTTCTGATGGCGATGATCTATCAGGAATCGAAGTTCATAAAAGACGCCCGAACACCGGTCAAATATGTGCTGGGTGTTCTTCCGATGGGCCGCCAAAGTTCGGCATATGGCTATGCCCAGGCACTGGATGCCACATGGAAAGAATACCAACGCGCCGAAGGTGGCCGAGGCGCGCGGCGCACTGACATCAAGGACGCGGCGGATTTCATGGGCTGGTACATGAACGAGACGCGCGACAAGACGGGCATCCCCCTGAATGACGCTCGCAACCAGTATCTGGCTTATCACGAAGGGCGCACAGGCTATCTGCGTGGCAGCTATCAGTCGAAAGCCTGGCTGTTGCGGATCGCGTCAGAAGTAAACGCCCGCGCGATCCTGTATCAACGTCAGCTTGCCAGTTGCCGTCGCTAA
- the hspQ gene encoding heat shock protein HspQ — MLKTRAKYSLGQIVRHRKHPFRGVVFDVDAMFSNTEEWYDAIPEDSRPQKDQPFYHLLAENDQSYYVAYVSEQNLIADYSGEPVSHPDVPEFFGDLEDGQYPLHVQMN, encoded by the coding sequence ATGTTAAAGACACGCGCCAAATATTCGCTTGGGCAAATTGTCCGTCACCGGAAGCACCCCTTCCGGGGTGTTGTGTTTGACGTGGACGCCATGTTTTCGAACACCGAAGAATGGTATGACGCCATTCCTGAAGACAGCCGACCCCAGAAGGACCAGCCTTTTTATCACCTGCTCGCTGAAAACGACCAAAGTTACTATGTCGCTTATGTGTCAGAGCAGAACCTGATCGCGGATTATTCGGGCGAACCGGTGAGCCACCCGGATGTGCCAGAGTTCTTCGGCGATCTTGAGGATGGACAGTATCCTTTGCATGTCCAGATGAATTGA
- a CDS encoding gamma-glutamyltransferase family protein — MRDFHLPGRSPVIATNGLCATSHPLAAQTALDILKAGGNAVDAAIAAGVLLSICEPHMTGIAGDCFVLLDAPGQNEIITLNGSGRSPRGLSADALRSAGHTNIPERSVHSVTIPGAVDAFCMLAADWGRLSLAETLAPAIHYAENGVPVAPRVAQDWKIAARDGCLSGVARNYYLHDGAAPQIGDVFRSPKQARVFRAIAEKGRAGFYEGEVAEDLVASLQAMGGVHDLDDFAAPQAFYTKSISGTYREIDLVEHPPNGQGATAILMANILSHFDLPSFDPLGAQRAHIEVEAAKLAYDARNRIIADPNKTTGLDDMLSAEFAAKLADLIHPSRAMTAPPNTGEATHRDTVYLTVVDKDRMSVSMIFSIFHSFGTGLASDKFGVLFQNRGAGFNLIAGHPNEAGGGKRPMHTIIPGMLREGGRVTMPFGVMGGAYQPNGHVRFLTNMVDFGMDAQTAIDAPRAFSEKGVLKLERGYGTDVGAELADMGHKIETPETPLGGAQAIRIDHERGVLIGASDPRKDGCAIGF; from the coding sequence ATGAGAGATTTCCACCTGCCCGGGCGCTCGCCCGTCATTGCCACGAACGGGCTTTGCGCGACGTCGCATCCGCTTGCGGCGCAAACCGCATTGGACATCTTAAAGGCGGGTGGGAATGCCGTGGATGCGGCTATTGCAGCCGGGGTTTTGCTGAGCATTTGCGAACCCCATATGACAGGTATCGCGGGCGACTGTTTCGTCTTGCTGGATGCGCCGGGACAAAACGAGATCATCACATTGAATGGATCCGGTCGGTCACCCCGCGGCCTCTCGGCGGACGCATTGCGCAGCGCAGGTCACACCAACATCCCTGAACGCTCGGTCCACTCTGTCACCATCCCCGGTGCGGTCGATGCATTCTGCATGTTGGCCGCGGATTGGGGGCGGCTCTCTTTGGCAGAAACCCTCGCTCCAGCCATCCACTACGCAGAAAATGGTGTGCCAGTAGCCCCGCGCGTCGCACAAGATTGGAAAATCGCGGCGCGTGATGGCTGCTTGTCTGGTGTTGCGCGCAATTACTACCTTCACGATGGCGCAGCCCCTCAGATCGGGGATGTTTTTCGGTCGCCTAAGCAGGCCCGGGTCTTTCGCGCCATTGCTGAAAAAGGGCGTGCCGGGTTCTATGAGGGAGAGGTCGCCGAAGATCTGGTGGCCAGTTTGCAGGCTATGGGTGGCGTTCACGACCTGGACGATTTTGCAGCACCACAGGCATTCTATACCAAATCGATTTCAGGTACTTACAGGGAAATTGATCTGGTTGAGCATCCCCCAAATGGCCAGGGCGCGACAGCGATCCTGATGGCAAACATCTTGTCGCATTTTGATCTGCCATCCTTCGACCCACTGGGCGCACAGCGGGCGCATATCGAAGTGGAGGCCGCCAAGCTGGCCTATGACGCACGCAACCGAATCATCGCTGATCCGAATAAAACCACCGGGCTAGATGACATGTTGTCGGCAGAATTTGCCGCCAAACTGGCTGATCTTATCCACCCCAGCCGGGCGATGACCGCACCGCCCAACACAGGCGAAGCCACCCATCGCGACACGGTCTATCTGACGGTCGTCGACAAGGACAGGATGTCGGTATCGATGATCTTCTCAATTTTCCATTCCTTCGGCACGGGACTGGCGTCGGACAAATTTGGTGTTCTGTTTCAGAACCGTGGCGCGGGGTTCAATCTGATCGCCGGGCACCCGAACGAAGCGGGTGGTGGAAAACGTCCGATGCACACGATTATTCCCGGAATGCTGCGCGAAGGCGGGCGGGTTACAATGCCGTTTGGTGTTATGGGGGGGGCATATCAGCCAAACGGGCATGTGCGGTTCCTGACCAACATGGTCGATTTCGGCATGGACGCGCAAACCGCGATCGATGCCCCGCGCGCGTTCTCAGAAAAAGGCGTGCTAAAACTGGAACGAGGATACGGTACGGATGTAGGCGCAGAGTTGGCCGACATGGGGCACAAGATCGAAACTCCCGAAACACCGTTGGGCGGTGCACAAGCCATTCGCATTGATCACGAGCGTGGGGTGCTGATCGGGGCGTCTGACCCCCGCAAAGATGGATGTGCGATCGGCTTTTGA
- a CDS encoding ATP-binding protein, whose translation MQLFFPAEPMAVRKALKASMAGLMHLNLTSDEKGVIEIVLAEVLNNVVEHAYANNKKGVVELQVKRMSDNLVFTVLDDGVPLQGDDVLKGPAPKLEGPVADLPEGGFGWFLIKELTQDLTYIRSNVRNKLNFTIALANTRVS comes from the coding sequence ATGCAGCTCTTTTTCCCAGCTGAGCCGATGGCTGTCCGAAAGGCGCTTAAAGCTTCAATGGCAGGATTGATGCACCTAAACCTGACTTCGGACGAAAAGGGAGTGATCGAGATTGTTTTGGCCGAAGTTCTGAATAATGTCGTCGAACACGCCTATGCGAACAATAAAAAAGGCGTCGTTGAACTGCAGGTTAAACGCATGTCGGACAACTTGGTTTTCACGGTTCTGGATGATGGTGTGCCGTTGCAGGGTGACGACGTGCTGAAGGGGCCTGCGCCTAAACTTGAAGGCCCCGTTGCCGATCTTCCCGAAGGTGGGTTTGGATGGTTCTTGATAAAAGAACTGACACAAGACCTGACCTATATACGCAGCAACGTCCGAAACAAGTTGAATTTCACCATTGCTTTGGCGAATACGCGGGTCAGCTGA
- a CDS encoding STAS domain-containing protein, whose translation MELTHKDTAIARVITVNENRIDAAIAISFKDRMRELTEGGPDRILVDLAQVDFIDSSGLGAIVAAMKQVGPGKSFELASLSSTVQKVFKLTRMDTVFSIHTNVDTALGGGLADAS comes from the coding sequence TTGGAACTGACCCATAAGGATACTGCCATCGCGCGTGTAATCACGGTGAACGAGAACAGAATCGACGCCGCCATCGCCATCAGCTTCAAAGACCGCATGCGCGAACTGACAGAAGGCGGACCCGACCGCATCTTGGTCGACCTGGCGCAAGTCGACTTCATTGATTCCAGCGGGTTGGGGGCAATCGTCGCCGCGATGAAACAAGTTGGGCCTGGCAAGTCTTTCGAATTGGCGAGCCTGTCTTCAACCGTTCAGAAGGTTTTCAAGCTGACCCGGATGGATACCGTCTTCTCGATCCACACGAATGTCGACACCGCTTTGGGTGGCGGCCTCGCCGATGCCAGCTGA
- a CDS encoding thiolase family protein, with product MKNVVIAGAARTPMAGFQGAFSGVAAADLGGAAIKAALVDAGADAGDIQELLMGCVLPAGQGQAPARQAGFSAGLGNEVPATTLNKMCGSGMKTTMIAYDQVALGGTDIMVAGGMESMTEAPYILPKMRSGARIGHGAVIDHMFLDGLEDAYDKGRLMGTFAEDCAESFQFTREAQDEYALKSLSNALDAQRTGAFDGEIAPVTIQTRKGEVVVSEDEQPGNARPEKIPTLKPAFRKDGTVTPANSSSISDGAAALVVASEDAAKAKGLKIRARILGHASHAQEPNLFPTAPVPAAKKLLKQLGWSTDDVDLWEVNEAFAVVPMAFMHELGLTRDKVNVNGGACALGHPIGASGARIIVTLLNALEKRGLKRGVAAICIGGGEGTAIAIERV from the coding sequence ATGAAGAACGTAGTAATCGCAGGTGCCGCGCGCACACCGATGGCAGGTTTCCAAGGCGCGTTTTCTGGGGTGGCAGCGGCCGACTTGGGTGGTGCCGCCATCAAGGCCGCGCTTGTGGATGCTGGCGCCGACGCTGGGGATATCCAAGAGCTTCTGATGGGGTGTGTCTTGCCAGCCGGGCAGGGTCAGGCCCCAGCGCGCCAAGCCGGGTTTTCAGCGGGTTTGGGCAATGAAGTGCCCGCCACCACGCTGAACAAGATGTGCGGCTCGGGTATGAAAACCACGATGATTGCCTACGATCAAGTTGCATTGGGTGGCACTGACATAATGGTTGCCGGCGGGATGGAAAGCATGACCGAAGCGCCGTATATCCTGCCCAAAATGCGCAGCGGCGCGCGGATTGGTCATGGGGCCGTGATCGACCACATGTTTCTGGATGGGCTTGAAGATGCCTATGACAAAGGTCGCCTGATGGGCACTTTTGCCGAGGATTGCGCAGAAAGTTTTCAGTTCACCCGCGAAGCGCAGGACGAATATGCACTGAAATCCTTGTCCAATGCGCTGGACGCCCAAAGAACCGGTGCTTTCGATGGCGAGATTGCTCCGGTAACCATTCAGACCCGCAAGGGCGAGGTCGTCGTGTCGGAAGATGAGCAACCCGGCAATGCCCGGCCCGAAAAAATTCCAACCCTGAAACCTGCCTTCCGCAAGGATGGCACGGTAACGCCCGCCAACAGTTCCTCGATCTCGGATGGGGCAGCGGCATTGGTTGTTGCGTCCGAAGATGCAGCCAAAGCAAAAGGCTTGAAAATTCGCGCGCGAATACTCGGCCATGCCAGCCATGCACAGGAACCCAACCTGTTTCCAACAGCGCCCGTGCCGGCCGCCAAAAAACTGTTGAAGCAGTTGGGCTGGTCGACCGATGACGTTGATCTGTGGGAGGTGAACGAGGCATTTGCTGTCGTGCCGATGGCTTTCATGCACGAGTTGGGCCTGACCCGTGACAAGGTGAATGTGAACGGTGGCGCCTGTGCGCTGGGCCATCCGATTGGCGCGTCTGGCGCGCGGATCATCGTGACGCTTCTGAACGCTCTTGAAAAACGTGGGTTGAAACGTGGTGTTGCCGCGATTTGTATCGGCGGGGGCGAAGGCACAGCTATCGCGATTGAACGAGTCTGA
- a CDS encoding GAF domain-containing protein, with the protein MSQVDYDNLAQVIASLTENERDHVALMATIACEVHHADDRFDWTGFYRVTEPGMLKIGPYQGGHGCLQFPFSRGVCGAAARTGQVQLVDDVDAFPGHIACASSTRSELVLPVWNGAGGLIGVFDIDSNQPSAFTQDDATHLTNILNATFQR; encoded by the coding sequence ATGTCGCAGGTTGACTATGACAATCTCGCGCAGGTGATTGCGTCACTGACCGAGAATGAACGCGATCACGTGGCGTTGATGGCAACGATTGCCTGCGAAGTGCATCATGCCGATGATCGCTTCGATTGGACCGGCTTTTACCGTGTAACAGAGCCTGGCATGTTGAAAATCGGCCCTTACCAAGGTGGCCACGGGTGTCTGCAATTTCCGTTCTCGCGCGGGGTTTGTGGTGCCGCGGCGCGTACAGGTCAGGTTCAACTTGTCGATGATGTGGACGCGTTTCCCGGCCACATTGCATGCGCTTCCTCGACGCGCTCCGAGTTGGTGTTGCCCGTCTGGAACGGCGCGGGTGGCTTGATTGGCGTTTTCGACATCGACAGCAATCAACCCAGCGCTTTCACGCAGGACGATGCGACCCACCTGACCAATATCCTGAACGCGACTTTCCAGCGCTAA
- a CDS encoding helix-turn-helix domain-containing protein, which translates to MLHSDPASSRSLGADIRALRKARGMKLTDLAAALKRSVGWLSQVERDKSAPSITDLRGIAQALGVPMSMLFVNTSAPAQELGYVVRAQDRRSMGSGDDGLIEALLSPDLTDDFEMVHSTFKPHSKIEKPTQRPTQEVGYMVSGKLDLIIGGRRFTVGQGDSFRIKGELHEWANPYDDPAIAIWVIAPPVY; encoded by the coding sequence ATGCTACACAGCGATCCCGCCTCATCCAGAAGCTTGGGCGCAGATATTCGCGCCCTGCGCAAAGCGCGTGGGATGAAGTTGACGGATCTGGCCGCAGCACTGAAACGTTCGGTTGGCTGGTTGAGCCAAGTTGAGCGAGACAAGTCAGCGCCATCGATCACAGACCTACGAGGTATCGCCCAAGCGCTGGGGGTGCCGATGTCGATGTTGTTCGTGAATACCTCTGCGCCCGCACAAGAGCTTGGCTATGTCGTACGCGCCCAAGATCGGCGATCAATGGGATCTGGTGACGACGGCCTGATCGAGGCACTTTTGTCCCCCGACCTAACCGATGATTTTGAAATGGTGCATTCCACCTTCAAGCCGCATTCGAAGATCGAGAAACCCACACAACGGCCGACGCAAGAGGTCGGGTATATGGTGTCTGGCAAGTTGGATCTGATCATAGGCGGGCGACGCTTCACCGTCGGGCAGGGCGACAGTTTTCGGATAAAGGGCGAGCTGCATGAATGGGCAAATCCCTATGACGATCCCGCCATTGCAATCTGGGTCATCGCCCCGCCAGTCTATTAA
- a CDS encoding GFA family protein, translating into MLKGSCLCGNIQFETNASPKGVSMCHCSQCRKQSGGVWSSAFVPTSELTIKGDVNWYAASDIAERGFCRNCGSFLFWKAHDEDAISFALGAIDGPTGLTLEKHIFVADKGDYYEIADGLPQSAQ; encoded by the coding sequence ATGCTCAAAGGAAGCTGCCTGTGCGGTAATATCCAGTTTGAGACCAACGCGTCGCCAAAAGGAGTTTCGATGTGTCATTGTTCGCAGTGCCGAAAACAATCCGGTGGCGTATGGTCATCTGCCTTTGTGCCAACGAGTGAGCTGACCATCAAGGGCGACGTCAATTGGTATGCCGCAAGTGATATCGCCGAGCGTGGCTTTTGCCGCAACTGCGGGTCGTTTCTGTTCTGGAAAGCCCATGATGAGGACGCGATCAGTTTTGCGCTTGGGGCCATTGATGGACCGACTGGCCTGACCCTCGAAAAACACATCTTTGTCGCTGACAAGGGCGACTATTACGAAATTGCTGACGGCTTGCCACAAAGTGCTCAGTAA